Proteins from one uncultured Anaeromusa sp. genomic window:
- the larB gene encoding nickel pincer cofactor biosynthesis protein LarB, which produces MEKQQNLEETLQAFRQGDVSLEEMLTVCRQLPYEDLGFAKLDHHRAVRQGFPEVVFCEGKTVAQVRRIMERLAAKNANILGTRANWEMYEAVREVLPQAAYHEEPRLICLERAALPKDEKRRIAVLSAGTSDIPVAEEAALTAEIMGNRVERIFDVGVAGIHRLLAQQQILQEANVLVVVAGMEGALASVVGGLVNKPVVAVPTSVGYGANFGGLSALLCMLNSCAAGVAVVNIDNGFGAGRLASMINHMR; this is translated from the coding sequence ATGGAGAAGCAGCAAAATTTGGAAGAAACATTGCAGGCGTTTCGTCAGGGAGACGTGTCCCTGGAAGAAATGTTGACGGTGTGCCGTCAGCTTCCGTATGAGGATTTGGGATTTGCTAAGCTGGATCATCATCGCGCGGTTCGCCAAGGCTTTCCAGAAGTGGTTTTTTGCGAAGGAAAGACGGTGGCGCAGGTACGTCGCATCATGGAGCGGCTGGCTGCTAAAAACGCCAATATTCTTGGCACCCGGGCCAATTGGGAGATGTATGAGGCCGTTAGGGAGGTTTTGCCGCAAGCGGCGTATCATGAAGAACCTCGGCTTATTTGCTTGGAACGGGCGGCTCTGCCTAAGGATGAGAAACGGCGTATTGCAGTTCTCAGCGCCGGTACCAGTGATATCCCTGTGGCGGAGGAAGCGGCTTTGACGGCTGAAATTATGGGGAATCGCGTCGAACGGATTTTTGATGTCGGCGTAGCCGGCATTCATCGGCTTTTGGCGCAGCAGCAGATATTGCAGGAGGCCAATGTGTTGGTAGTCGTGGCCGGCATGGAAGGGGCCTTAGCCAGTGTAGTGGGGGGCTTAGTGAACAAACCGGTTGTTGCTGTGCCTACAAGCGTAGGCTATGGCGCCAATTTTGGCGGCTTGTCGGCTTTGTTGTGCATGCTGAACAGCTGCGCCGCCGGCGTGGCTGTTGTCAATATTGATAATGGTTTTGGCGCAGGTCGCCTGGCCAGCATGATCAATCATATGCGATGA
- a CDS encoding efflux RND transporter permease subunit, translated as MIETFIRRPVFTTMLVLLLVVFGLSSYSGIGLDLYPDVEFPIVNVTVTYTGASPEEMETLVTKPIEDAVSSVSGIKTLSSISKTGSSQITLEFEFGTDPKMAANEVREKVAGVRKKLPDQIDEPVVQRFDISAQSIIYFSLASDERPRQEIRKLAVDIVKDELQRLDGVGDVNVFGSTLREIQLRIDPAKMEAYNITYQHLDEAVNAQNIDTPGGQVSAKSLELTVRTLGKYTSVEELRNLVLANRDGRLIRVGDVVEVVDSYAEERGFAHTNGKPSVMVAVQKQSGSNTVNVAERAKKAMQSMQERVLPKDITVTIVRDSSTYIRDNVEDVMVSLLFGGFLAVIITFLFLQNVRATLISAIAIPTSIIATFFLMKVMNFTLNNMSLMGLSLAVGILIDDAIVVIENIFRHMEEGKPPLQAAKEGTQEISLAVLATTLSILAVFVPVGSMGEVVGQFFKQFGLTVAFAVTFSLFVAFTLTPMLSAYWLKGHGGRESLPFIQKALDLWEQSFLWLRDIYREVLRWALQRPKKLVAIAFLSLFINGLLLPFVGVEFQPSYDSGEFSINFSAPAGTSQDQMIQLAQPLEKVVLELPELQSAFVVTGARRDPIYKGTIGVRLIPGSERNRTMDDIMNDLRVQTRKIKGLKVAVVTNQGIGRGDSRPVQLGLRGPELEVLNQKAQELADMIRQLPGTADVDISSEQYEPQIHVKLDPAKAGSVGITAATAGDIIQLAFLGVVTKNQYNVGGNDYDIRLRLQEGRRVSYDDVANLRVSTTANGSFVRLADIADVKVSAGPTQIDRESRQRQVIVYANAVGVSAGEILNQVKALIPDLNLPLGYTYKFVGQADSMNSAFGQISKAILLAVILIYMVLAAEFESFVHPMTIMLSLPFSLVGAILSLMMTGKTINMISLIGAIMLMGLVTKNAILLIDYTNQLRREGWEIREALVEAGSVRLRPILMTTMAMIFGMLPVAMGIGAGAEMRSSMGVVLVGGLITSTVLTLVVVPLVYLLLESMRSKKHQM; from the coding sequence ATGATCGAAACATTTATCAGGCGGCCGGTTTTTACTACCATGCTGGTGTTGTTGCTGGTGGTATTTGGCCTGAGCTCCTATTCCGGCATTGGTTTGGATTTGTATCCAGATGTGGAATTTCCTATTGTTAATGTGACGGTAACCTATACCGGCGCTTCACCGGAGGAAATGGAAACTTTAGTTACCAAGCCAATTGAGGATGCGGTTAGCTCGGTATCCGGCATAAAGACTTTATCTTCTATTTCTAAAACAGGCTCTTCGCAAATCACCTTGGAATTTGAATTTGGCACTGACCCCAAAATGGCGGCCAATGAAGTGCGGGAAAAAGTTGCAGGGGTGCGCAAAAAGCTGCCGGATCAGATTGATGAACCGGTAGTGCAGCGCTTTGACATTAGTGCGCAATCCATTATTTATTTCAGCTTGGCCTCGGATGAACGGCCGCGCCAGGAAATTCGTAAATTGGCGGTAGACATTGTTAAAGACGAGCTGCAGCGGCTGGATGGCGTAGGCGATGTCAATGTATTTGGGTCGACCTTGCGGGAGATTCAACTGCGTATCGATCCGGCCAAAATGGAAGCCTACAATATTACGTATCAGCACCTAGATGAAGCAGTAAATGCGCAAAACATAGACACTCCGGGCGGGCAGGTCAGCGCCAAAAGTTTGGAGCTGACCGTGCGTACCCTGGGGAAATACACGTCGGTAGAAGAATTGCGCAATTTGGTGCTGGCTAACCGCGACGGACGTCTCATTCGTGTCGGTGACGTTGTAGAAGTCGTAGACAGCTATGCGGAGGAACGGGGCTTTGCCCATACTAACGGCAAACCTAGCGTCATGGTGGCGGTGCAGAAGCAGTCCGGCTCCAATACGGTTAATGTGGCCGAACGTGCCAAAAAAGCGATGCAAAGCATGCAGGAGCGGGTTCTTCCTAAGGATATTACTGTCACCATTGTACGTGACAGTTCCACTTATATTCGGGACAATGTGGAAGACGTTATGGTCTCGCTCCTTTTTGGCGGCTTTCTGGCGGTTATCATTACCTTTTTGTTTTTGCAGAATGTGCGGGCTACGCTTATTTCGGCCATTGCCATTCCGACGTCCATTATTGCCACCTTCTTTTTGATGAAAGTGATGAATTTTACCCTTAACAATATGTCTTTGATGGGGTTGAGTTTGGCCGTAGGTATTTTGATTGACGATGCCATTGTGGTTATTGAGAACATCTTCCGCCATATGGAAGAAGGTAAACCTCCCTTGCAGGCGGCCAAAGAAGGAACGCAGGAGATTTCCCTGGCTGTATTGGCGACAACGCTGTCTATTTTAGCCGTGTTCGTGCCTGTGGGCAGCATGGGGGAAGTCGTCGGACAATTTTTTAAGCAATTTGGTCTGACTGTTGCCTTTGCGGTTACCTTTTCTCTCTTTGTGGCGTTTACGCTGACGCCGATGCTCTCCGCGTATTGGCTGAAAGGCCATGGCGGCCGAGAATCGCTGCCTTTTATTCAAAAGGCGCTGGATCTGTGGGAGCAGTCTTTTTTGTGGCTGCGCGACATCTATCGGGAAGTGCTGCGCTGGGCGCTGCAGCGTCCTAAAAAGCTAGTGGCAATCGCCTTTTTATCTTTGTTTATTAACGGTTTGCTGCTGCCTTTTGTAGGCGTTGAGTTTCAACCAAGCTATGATTCGGGCGAGTTTTCCATTAACTTTTCCGCTCCTGCCGGTACGTCTCAGGATCAAATGATTCAGCTGGCGCAGCCCTTGGAGAAAGTGGTGCTGGAGCTGCCAGAATTGCAATCGGCGTTTGTTGTGACTGGGGCTAGGCGCGACCCTATTTATAAGGGTACTATAGGGGTTCGCTTGATACCTGGTTCAGAACGCAACCGTACGATGGACGACATTATGAACGATCTGCGGGTGCAAACCAGAAAGATTAAAGGCCTCAAAGTAGCGGTGGTGACCAATCAGGGGATTGGCCGCGGCGACAGCCGCCCGGTGCAGCTGGGCTTACGCGGCCCGGAGCTGGAAGTGCTGAATCAAAAGGCTCAGGAACTGGCCGACATGATCCGGCAACTGCCGGGAACGGCGGATGTTGATATTTCCAGCGAGCAGTACGAACCGCAGATCCATGTAAAACTGGATCCTGCTAAGGCAGGAAGCGTGGGAATTACTGCCGCCACAGCCGGCGATATTATTCAATTGGCTTTTTTGGGAGTTGTAACTAAAAATCAGTATAATGTAGGCGGTAATGATTATGATATCCGTCTGCGGCTGCAGGAAGGACGGCGCGTTAGCTATGATGATGTAGCCAACTTGCGTGTCAGTACAACGGCTAACGGCTCTTTTGTACGCTTGGCGGATATTGCTGACGTAAAAGTCAGCGCAGGGCCGACGCAGATTGACCGCGAGTCAAGGCAACGGCAAGTTATTGTGTACGCCAACGCTGTAGGCGTTTCCGCCGGCGAGATTCTCAACCAAGTCAAGGCGTTGATTCCAGATTTGAACCTGCCGTTAGGCTATACCTATAAATTTGTTGGCCAGGCTGACAGTATGAACAGTGCATTTGGACAAATCAGTAAAGCCATTCTCTTAGCTGTTATTTTGATCTACATGGTGCTGGCGGCGGAGTTTGAAAGCTTTGTGCATCCCATGACCATTATGCTGTCCCTGCCGTTTTCGCTGGTAGGCGCCATTTTATCGTTGATGATGACAGGCAAGACGATCAATATGATTTCCTTAATTGGCGCTATCATGCTTATGGGCCTGGTAACGAAGAACGCCATTTTGCTCATTGACTACACGAATCAGCTGCGCCGAGAAGGCTGGGAGATTCGGGAGGCCTTGGTTGAGGCGGGATCGGTGCGTTTGCGCCCGATTCTAATGACCACGATGGCTATGATTTTTGGTATGCTCCCTGTAGCCATGGGAATTGGGGCCGGTGCGGAGATGCGTTCTTCCATGGGGGTTGTTCTTGTTGGCGGTTTGATTACTTCGACGGTGCTGACTTTAGTGGTGGTTCCTTTGGTGTATTTGCTTTTGGAAAGCATGCGTTCCAAGAAACATCAAATGTGA
- the larC gene encoding nickel pincer cofactor biosynthesis protein LarC, whose amino-acid sequence MKVLYLDCFSGISGNMFLGGLVALGLPETELRSMLASLKVEGFSLDVEAVQKKGIAATHLDVRLHHHDHEHHHHQQEQPHGHAGGHSQHGHAAAEDKALEPHHHHHEHRHLPEIAALLQAAPLPPAVRERSLAVFHRLAEAEAKVHGTMPDKVHFHEVGAVDAIVDIVGTVYGLYYLGIEKIYASKVYTGSGFVECAHGRMPVPAPATAELLCGIPQAQGEIARELTTPTGAALLAELSAGFGAQPEGFLCERIAYGAGGWDLPQPNVLRLCLGTLAEETGREDVVLLEANLDDLSPQITAYSAEMLLKSGALDVWTTPVLMKKGRSGVVLSALCLPDKQAELEAVFFQETSTLGVRATQLKRRIQARAFREVETPWGKVRMKLGEDNAMPEYEDCKKLAQEQGISLKKVQMAAWRAFGLLEC is encoded by the coding sequence ATGAAAGTTTTATATTTGGATTGTTTTTCCGGAATTAGCGGGAATATGTTTCTCGGGGGATTAGTGGCGTTGGGGTTGCCGGAAACGGAGCTGCGCAGCATGCTGGCTTCGTTGAAGGTAGAGGGATTTTCTTTGGATGTGGAGGCGGTGCAAAAAAAGGGGATTGCGGCTACTCATTTGGATGTGCGCCTGCATCACCATGATCACGAGCACCATCACCACCAGCAAGAGCAGCCCCATGGACATGCAGGCGGACATAGCCAGCATGGTCATGCTGCGGCAGAAGATAAAGCATTGGAGCCGCATCACCATCATCATGAACATCGGCATCTGCCAGAAATTGCGGCATTGCTGCAAGCAGCGCCTTTGCCGCCGGCAGTGCGAGAACGCAGTTTGGCGGTATTTCATCGTTTAGCCGAGGCGGAAGCCAAGGTGCATGGCACAATGCCGGATAAGGTTCATTTTCACGAAGTAGGGGCGGTGGATGCCATTGTCGACATTGTCGGCACGGTATATGGCTTATATTATTTGGGGATCGAAAAGATATACGCGTCAAAGGTTTACACAGGCAGTGGTTTTGTAGAGTGCGCCCATGGACGCATGCCGGTGCCGGCGCCGGCGACGGCGGAATTGCTTTGCGGTATTCCACAGGCGCAAGGAGAAATAGCGCGAGAGTTGACAACCCCTACCGGCGCGGCCTTGCTGGCGGAACTGAGTGCTGGCTTTGGCGCGCAGCCGGAGGGCTTTCTTTGCGAGCGTATAGCCTATGGCGCCGGCGGCTGGGATTTACCGCAGCCGAATGTATTGCGTCTTTGTCTGGGAACGTTGGCGGAGGAAACTGGCAGGGAGGACGTTGTTTTACTGGAAGCCAATCTTGACGATTTAAGCCCTCAAATTACGGCCTACAGTGCGGAGATGCTGCTAAAAAGCGGCGCTTTAGATGTATGGACGACACCGGTCTTGATGAAAAAAGGCCGCAGCGGCGTGGTGTTGTCGGCGCTCTGCTTGCCGGATAAGCAAGCGGAGCTGGAAGCTGTTTTCTTTCAAGAAACTTCTACCTTAGGCGTGCGGGCGACACAGCTGAAACGGCGCATTCAGGCAAGAGCCTTTCGGGAAGTAGAAACTCCTTGGGGGAAGGTGCGTATGAAACTAGGCGAAGACAATGCTATGCCTGAGTATGAAGATTGCAAGAAACTGGCGCAGGAGCAGGGGATTTCCCTGAAAAAAGTGCAAATGGCGGCTTGGCGGGCGTTTGGCTTGCTGGAATGTTGA
- a CDS encoding ISL3 family transposase, which translates to MLDIQCTTFLLNLEEAYIIDSTATTLTIEMPRKAHICPVCKQRTDKIHDYRLQKVKHIPLLHKSYELFFRKRRYYCPHCTKRFAETVPFLGKFQRMSHLLKQFVISQFSNMKSATEIARQAHISVTTALRLFDHVSYPKPLLPEVLAIDEFKGNAAKEKFQCILANPKTKTTLDILKNRKSEDLYEYFTEFPLEQRQNVQHVVMDLSKLFRSVVKTSFPNAQIVADKFHVCRLANWAMEAVRKDVQKDFSDHRRKYFKKSRFLLLKRHKNLIKDEDKEQLSLMLQVSERLRHAYRLKELFYEAMDSSGSKEYALRFQRWQQEVLQHNLPQFTRLMNTVIEWKQEIVAALETGYSNGYIEGCNNRTKVLKRTCYGLRNFERMRNRILYLAGTKNR; encoded by the coding sequence ATGCTCGATATTCAGTGTACTACATTTCTCTTAAACTTAGAAGAGGCCTATATAATTGATTCTACAGCTACGACTCTTACGATTGAAATGCCTCGCAAAGCCCACATATGCCCTGTTTGTAAACAGCGCACTGATAAAATCCACGATTATCGGTTGCAAAAGGTGAAACACATTCCCTTGCTGCATAAATCTTACGAACTGTTTTTTCGCAAGCGCCGCTATTATTGCCCTCATTGCACGAAGCGCTTTGCGGAAACTGTTCCTTTTCTTGGCAAATTTCAGCGTATGAGCCACTTGCTAAAACAATTTGTCATCTCGCAGTTTTCCAATATGAAATCCGCCACTGAAATTGCTAGGCAGGCCCATATTTCCGTCACTACCGCGTTGCGCCTTTTCGATCATGTTTCCTATCCTAAACCACTGCTGCCAGAGGTACTGGCGATTGACGAGTTTAAAGGAAATGCTGCAAAAGAGAAATTTCAATGCATTTTGGCGAATCCCAAAACGAAAACCACCTTGGATATTTTAAAAAATCGCAAATCCGAAGACCTTTATGAATACTTTACTGAGTTTCCCTTGGAGCAGCGCCAGAACGTTCAACATGTGGTTATGGACCTTAGCAAGTTGTTCCGCAGCGTGGTAAAAACCAGCTTTCCGAATGCCCAAATTGTAGCCGATAAATTTCATGTTTGTCGACTTGCTAATTGGGCTATGGAAGCGGTGCGTAAAGACGTGCAAAAAGACTTTTCGGACCATCGCAGAAAGTATTTCAAGAAAAGTCGTTTCCTACTTCTGAAACGACATAAAAACCTAATAAAAGACGAGGATAAAGAACAACTCTCTTTGATGCTGCAAGTGTCTGAACGATTACGGCACGCCTATCGCTTAAAAGAACTTTTCTATGAAGCGATGGACAGCTCCGGCAGCAAAGAATATGCTTTGCGATTTCAGCGTTGGCAACAAGAGGTTTTACAGCATAATCTTCCTCAATTTACTCGATTGATGAATACCGTAATCGAATGGAAACAAGAAATTGTGGCCGCCCTTGAAACCGGATACAGCAACGGCTATATCGAAGGCTGCAACAACCGAACCAAAGTCTTAAAACGAACTTGCTATGGCCTGCGTAATTTTGAGCGAATGCGTAACCGTATCCTCTATCTTGCGGGTACTAAAAATAGATAG
- a CDS encoding HD domain-containing phosphohydrolase — MASKNSRYYVLEDLRPGMVVAKEVLSPTDQVILSEGTELTDKLIAGLRFWEIKMVAIRMSSESLSREKTAQPKGAAQKQFFGEYEAVSEEVAQQFDQIRQTQEVPLPELKAFVQNHLLQMVNAVGVVNHLHMLQQAGGPLFQHAMNVAMICGVIGRWLDLGHKELQELVLAGLLHDIGKVQLPEEYQDMAEPSDPAQAALYRRHTFYGYQLLKKCPGIPENVKFAVFQHHEKMDGSGYPLGLYGPQIHPVARIVSVANLYDRRTAGQDETSRMSPFAVAEMMLEEMFGTLDPATCLVFLNNVRDYFTGNVVELSDGRVAEVVHPGRFMATRPMVRTMDGLFIDLEKERGLRILNFVQA, encoded by the coding sequence ATGGCTTCGAAAAATAGCCGGTATTATGTGCTGGAAGATTTACGGCCAGGAATGGTTGTTGCCAAAGAGGTGCTGAGTCCGACGGATCAGGTTATTTTATCGGAAGGAACGGAACTGACGGATAAATTAATTGCGGGCCTGCGCTTCTGGGAGATAAAGATGGTGGCGATTCGGATGTCATCTGAATCGCTTTCTCGCGAAAAAACAGCTCAGCCTAAAGGGGCGGCGCAAAAGCAATTTTTTGGCGAATATGAAGCCGTATCAGAAGAAGTAGCGCAGCAATTTGACCAGATTCGGCAGACACAGGAAGTGCCGTTGCCGGAATTGAAGGCGTTTGTACAAAACCATTTGTTGCAGATGGTTAATGCCGTTGGCGTCGTGAATCATCTACATATGTTGCAGCAAGCAGGAGGACCGCTTTTTCAGCATGCTATGAATGTGGCCATGATCTGCGGCGTAATCGGGCGTTGGCTTGATTTAGGGCACAAGGAGCTGCAGGAACTGGTGCTGGCTGGCTTGTTGCATGATATCGGCAAGGTGCAACTGCCGGAAGAATATCAGGACATGGCGGAGCCAAGCGATCCGGCGCAGGCGGCGTTATATCGGCGTCATACTTTTTATGGCTACCAACTGTTAAAAAAATGTCCGGGAATTCCTGAAAATGTGAAATTTGCTGTTTTTCAACATCACGAGAAAATGGATGGGTCCGGCTATCCCTTGGGTTTGTACGGCCCGCAAATTCACCCGGTGGCGCGTATTGTTTCGGTGGCCAATCTTTACGATCGGCGTACGGCTGGACAGGATGAAACAAGCCGTATGTCGCCGTTTGCGGTGGCGGAAATGATGCTGGAGGAGATGTTTGGAACCTTGGATCCGGCAACTTGCTTAGTATTCTTGAATAATGTTAGAGACTATTTTACCGGCAATGTGGTGGAGCTGAGTGATGGCAGGGTGGCGGAAGTGGTTCATCCAGGACGGTTTATGGCTACAAGGCCTATGGTGAGAACCATGGACGGTTTGTTTATTGATCTGGAAAAGGAGCGCGGCTTGCGGATTTTGAATTTCGTACAAGCCTAG
- a CDS encoding HD-GYP domain-containing protein, with translation MRIKEITVESLQSSMVAAKDVLDPNGRVLLAAGRLITPDLRLALQRYGIAKVYVQQQGRENQRLARVEPLVSGAARIRLMRKVRRVFRAFAAESSELDMKQLQELSYAVADELVRRSHLLLVLDDLSYVTNYLYAHSVQVGLISMALGLALGLSRQEMAILGMGGFLHDLGKLTVPVHVLNKEGKFNREEFLQIQGHAAAGYRLLRKEQELDTRVMLIALQHHERYDGSGYPWAITGENMHRLSAIVAVADVYDALTTDRIYRKRLSIREAMAIIGSGEGRLFAPEAVQALKKLVIPYGLGETVNLSDGRRGVVAMLNSTNWALPVVRIADGWLDLLEETQVRIVHTEPGS, from the coding sequence GTGAGAATCAAAGAAATTACGGTTGAATCCTTACAGTCTTCCATGGTGGCGGCTAAGGATGTGTTGGATCCAAACGGGAGGGTGCTTTTAGCGGCTGGTCGTCTGATTACGCCGGATTTGCGTTTGGCGCTGCAGCGATACGGCATTGCCAAAGTGTATGTGCAGCAGCAAGGCCGGGAGAACCAGCGTCTGGCTAGGGTGGAGCCGTTGGTCTCCGGGGCGGCGCGCATACGTCTAATGCGCAAGGTGCGCAGAGTGTTCCGGGCTTTTGCAGCAGAGAGCTCTGAGCTCGATATGAAACAGCTCCAAGAGCTGTCGTATGCCGTGGCGGATGAATTGGTCAGGCGCTCCCACTTATTGTTGGTCTTGGATGATTTGTCTTATGTGACAAATTATCTTTATGCGCATAGTGTGCAAGTAGGATTGATTTCTATGGCGCTGGGGCTGGCGTTGGGCCTTTCGCGGCAGGAAATGGCTATTTTGGGCATGGGTGGATTTTTGCATGATTTGGGAAAGTTGACGGTTCCAGTCCATGTTTTAAACAAAGAGGGAAAGTTCAACCGGGAAGAATTTCTTCAAATACAGGGGCATGCTGCAGCAGGTTACCGGCTGTTGCGCAAGGAGCAGGAGTTGGATACCCGCGTGATGCTGATCGCGCTGCAGCATCATGAGCGTTATGACGGCAGCGGTTATCCTTGGGCCATTACCGGAGAAAATATGCATCGCTTGTCTGCGATTGTGGCTGTGGCCGATGTCTATGATGCTTTAACGACCGACAGAATTTACCGGAAACGCCTGAGCATTCGTGAGGCTATGGCGATTATTGGCAGCGGCGAAGGCAGACTTTTTGCTCCAGAGGCGGTGCAGGCGCTGAAGAAGCTGGTTATTCCCTACGGATTGGGGGAAACCGTGAACTTGAGTGATGGTCGTCGAGGCGTGGTGGCTATGCTCAACAGCACGAACTGGGCGCTGCCTGTAGTGCGTATAGCTGACGGCTGGCTGGACTTGCTGGAGGAAACGCAGGTGCGTATTGTACATACGGAGCCGGGCAGTTGA
- a CDS encoding lysylphosphatidylglycerol synthase transmembrane domain-containing protein — protein sequence MRTMYRRVGLLLFLVAAISAFVLYWTVDANTLQSLGQFRPASLLLVAALSVGGLYFDAARLVRLTAIAGGRTVTMREAYQVVFGNYFLAMLTPGAAGGAFAQVLFLRRAGVPTGKATILVLVRTLLSILVLFLFAPLVFLFDGDVLPGLSQGVLLAGSLFLLLSMLAMPVFFRTSLPDMLVLLLVRRLRRARRRRLVNLYKDVRNAVQLLGAAPGQMLLVLLQSAASLFLLYALVPALLWGLGGSGDFLTIMGRMVLLNILLYVAPTPGGAGIAEGGFVLLLQSLAAPGTVGVAALVWRVAAEYIPFGLGAIAVVQTFGRDFMRKIQSA from the coding sequence ATGCGAACTATGTATCGGCGCGTTGGGCTGCTACTGTTTTTAGTAGCAGCCATATCTGCGTTTGTGCTCTATTGGACTGTAGATGCCAACACGCTGCAGTCTTTGGGGCAGTTCCGTCCAGCTTCGCTTTTGTTGGTAGCGGCTCTTTCCGTCGGCGGACTTTATTTTGATGCAGCTCGGTTGGTGCGGCTGACGGCTATTGCCGGAGGCAGAACCGTGACCATGCGTGAAGCCTATCAAGTCGTTTTTGGGAATTATTTCTTGGCTATGCTGACGCCAGGCGCTGCAGGCGGGGCTTTTGCCCAGGTATTGTTTTTGCGACGCGCCGGCGTGCCTACCGGTAAGGCTACTATTTTGGTTTTAGTGCGGACCTTACTGTCAATTTTGGTATTGTTTTTATTTGCACCTCTTGTTTTTTTGTTTGACGGCGATGTGCTGCCAGGACTTTCGCAAGGAGTGCTGCTGGCTGGCTCGCTTTTTTTACTGCTAAGCATGCTGGCGATGCCTGTTTTCTTTCGCACGTCCCTGCCAGATATGCTGGTGTTGCTGTTGGTCCGGCGGTTGCGCCGCGCTAGACGCAGGCGTCTGGTGAATTTGTACAAGGATGTGCGCAACGCTGTGCAGCTGCTGGGCGCGGCTCCAGGGCAGATGCTGCTGGTGTTGCTGCAGTCGGCAGCCAGCTTGTTTTTGCTGTACGCTTTGGTTCCTGCTTTGCTTTGGGGGCTGGGCGGAAGCGGCGATTTTTTAACGATTATGGGCCGTATGGTTTTGCTTAATATTTTACTTTATGTGGCGCCTACTCCGGGAGGGGCCGGCATTGCCGAAGGCGGCTTCGTACTGCTGCTCCAGTCCTTGGCTGCGCCGGGAACGGTGGGGGTGGCGGCTTTGGTTTGGCGCGTGGCGGCTGAATATATACCCTTTGGGTTGGGCGCAATAGCGGTGGTTCAGACATTTGGACGCGATTTTATGCGAAAGATTCAATCCGCATGA